Proteins encoded in a region of the Globicephala melas chromosome 1, mGloMel1.2, whole genome shotgun sequence genome:
- the PLEKHG5 gene encoding pleckstrin homology domain-containing family G member 5 isoform X2, whose amino-acid sequence MGTGPGVSGRRAASRPSPGLPSRDSEPGWVGGRGRHGEDQICHHADCQQLHRRGPLSLCEACDSKFHGAMHYDGHVRFDLPPQGSVLARNVSTRSCPPRTSPAVDIEEEEESSVDGKGDRKSTGLKLSKKKAWRRHTDDPSKECFTLKFDLNVDIETEIVPAMKKKSLGEVLLPVFERKGIALGKVDIYLDQSNTPLSLTFEAYRFGGHYLRVKAKPGDEGKVEQGVKDSKSLSLPILRPAGAGPPTQERVDPQSRRESLDILAPGRRRKNMSEFLGEASIPGQEPPAPSSCSLPSGSSSGSSSSGGSDSWKNRAASRFSGFFSSGPSTSAFGREVAKLEQLEGKLHAYSLFGLPRLPRRLCFDHDSWEEEGDEEEYEDDACLRLEDSWRELIDGHEKLTRRQCHQQEAVWELLHTEASYIKKLRVITNLFLCCLLNLQESGLLCEVEAERLFSNVPEIARLHRGLWGSVMAPVLEKARRTRALLQPGDFLKGFKMFGSLFKPYIRYCMEEEGCMEYMRGLLRDNDLFRAYVTWAEKHQQCQRLKLSDMLAKPHQRLTKYPLLLKSVLRKTDEPRAKEAVVTMIGSVERFIHHVNACMRQRQERQRLAAVVSRIDAYEVVEGSNDEVDKLLKEFLHLDLTAPIPGASPEETRQLLLEGSLRMKEGKDSKMDVYCFLFTDLLLVTKAVKKAERTKVIRPPLLVEKIVCRELRDPGSFLLIYLNEFHSAVGAYTFQASGQALCRGWVDAIYDAQSQLQQLRVQEHPGSQQHLQSLEEEEDGPEDEDEEGGESSASAASSPTALRKSSSSLDSQRCVSDGSTETLAMVVVEPGGMLSSPEFEGGPFSSQSDETSLGTTASSVTPTSELLPLGPVDGRSCSIDSAYGTLSPTSLQDFMASAPTVEPALRPPESSRAPSPPPSPRLRRRTPVQLLPCLPHLLKSKSEASLLQLLSGATTRGAPPAPSRSLSELCLAATVPGTRTQGSPQEAGPSWDCQGAPGPGSGPELSELEGGAGCPAGEPKGPTRRSRELSSGASPRVQPEPPPGTSAQHRKLTLAQLYRIRTTLLLNSTLTASEV is encoded by the exons ATGGGGACGGGACCCGGCGTCTCCGGGCGCCGCGCGGCCTCCAGGCCGAGCCCCGGGCTGCCCTCCCGGGACTCCGAGCCCGGCTGGGTGGGGGGTCGTGGCCGCCACGGGGAAGACCAG ATATGCCACCACGCCGACTGCCAGCAGCTGCACCGCCGGGGCCCCCTCAGCCTCTGCGAGGCCTGTGACAGCAAGTTCCACGGTGCCATGCATTATGATGGGCACGTCCGCTTCGACCTGCCCCCCCAAG GCTCTGTCCTGGCTCGGAATGTGTCCACCCGGTCATGCCCCCCGCGCACCAGCCCTGCAGTGGAcatagaggaggaggaagagagctcTGTGGATGGCAAGGG GGACCGGAAGAGCACAGGCCTGAAGCTCTCCAAGAAGAAAGCCTGGAGGAGACACACAGAT GACCCAAGCAAGGAGTGCTTCACGCTGAAATTTGACCTGAACGTGGATATCGAGACAGAGATCGTACCAGCCATGAAGAAGAAGTCGCTGGG GGAGGTGCTGCTGCCAGTATTTGAAAGGAAGGGCATTGCGCTGGGCAAAGTGGATATCTACCTGGACCAGTCCAACACGCCCCTGTCCCTCACCTTTGAGGCCTACAGGTTCGGGGGACACTACCTGCGGGTCAAAG CCAAGCCAGGGGACGAGGGGAAGGTGGAGCAGGGGGTGAAGGACTCCAAGTCCCTGAGTCTGCCAATCCTGCGGCCAGCCGGGGCTGGGCCCCCCACCCAGGAGCGTGTGGACCCGCAGAGCCGCCGGGAGAGCCTGGACATCCTG GCCCCAGGCCGCCGCCGCAAGAACATGTCGGAGTTCCTGGGGGAGGCGAGCATCCCTGGGCAGGAGCCCCCAGCGCCCTCCAGCTGCTCTCTGCCCAGCGGCAGCagtagcggcagcagcagcagtggcggCAGTGACAGCTGGAAGAACCGGGCGGCCAGTCGCTTCAGCGGCTTCTTCAGCTCAGGACCCAGCACCAGCGCCTTCGGCCGG GAGGTGGCCAAGCTGGAGCAGCTGGAGGGCAAGCTGCACGCCTACAGCCTCTTTGGGCTGCCCAGGCTGCCCCGGAGGCTGTGCTTTGACCATGACTCATGGGAGGAGGAAGGTGACGAAGAGGAGTACGAGGACGACGCCTGCCTGCGGCTGGAGGACAGCTGGCGGGAGCTCATCGATGGCCACGAG AAGCTGACCCGGCGGCAGTGCCACCAGCAGGAGGCGGTGTGGGAGCTCCTGCACACAGAGGCCTCCTACATTAAGAAACTGAGGGTGATCACCAAC ctGTTCCTGTGCTGCCTCCTGAATCTGcaagagtcagggctgctgtgtgaG GTGGAGGCGGAGCGCCTGTTCAGCAACGTCCCGGAGATCGCGCGGCTGCACCGCGGGCTGTGGGGCAGCGTGATGGCGCCAGTGCTGGAGAAGGCGCGGCGCACGCGGGCGCTGCTGCAGCCCGGGGATTTCCTCAAAGGCTTTAAGATG TTCGGCTCCCTCTTCAAGCCCTACATCCGATACTGCATGGAGGAGGAGGGCTGCATGGAGTACATGCGGGGCCTACTACGCGACAACGACCTCTTCCGGGCCTACGTCACG TGGGCCGAGAAGCACCAGCAGTGCCAGCGGCTGAAGCTGAGCGACATGCTGGCCAAGCCCCACCAGCGGCTCACCAAGTACCCGCTGCTGCTCAAGTCGGTGCTAAGGAAGACCGACGAGCCGCGCGCCAAGGAGGCCGTCGTCACCATG ATCGGCTCGGTGGAGCGCTTCATCCACCACGTGAACGCGTGCATGCGGCAGCGACAGGAGAGGCAGCGGCTGGCGGCCGTGGTGAGCCGCATCGACGCCTACGAGGTGGTGGAGGGCAGCAACGACGAGGTGGACAAG CTCCTGAAGGAATTTCTACATCTGGACCTGACAGCACCCATCCCTGGCGCCTCCCCTGAGGAGACACGCCAGCTGCTGCTGGAAGGGAGCCTGAGGATGAAGGAGGGGAAGGACAGCAAG ATGGACGTGTACTGCTTCCTCTTCACCGACCTGCTCTTGGTGACCAAGGCAGTGAAGAAGGCAGAGAGGACCAAGGTGATCAGGCCACCACTGCTGGTGGAAAAGATCGTGTGCCGGGAGCTTCGGGACCCTG GGTCCTTCCTTCTCATCTACCTGAACGAGTTCCACAGTGCTGTGGGGGCCTACACGTTCCAGGCCAGCGGCCAGGCTTTGTGCCGTGGCTGGGTGGACGCCATCTACGATGCCCAG AGCCAGCTTCAGCAGCTGCGTGTGCAGGAGCACCCAGGCAGCCAGCAGCACCTGCAGAgcctggaagaggaggaggacgggccagaggacgaggacgaggaaggaggggagagcagCGCATCGGCTGCCAGTTCCCCTACCGCCCTGCgcaaaagcagcagcagcctcGACTCGCAGCGCTG TGTCTCGGATGGCTCCACGGAGACCCTGGCCATGGTGGTGGTGGAGCCTGGGGGGATGCTGTCCTCTCCCGAGTTCGAGGGCGGCCCCTTCAGCTCCCAATCAGACGAGACCTCTCTCGGCACCACCGCCTCGTCTGTCACGCCCACCAGCGAGCTGCTGCCCCTGGGCCCAGTGGATGGCCGCTCCTGCTCTATAGACTCCGCCTACGGCACCCTCTCCCCGACCTCCCTGCAAGACTTTATGGCCTCGGCCCCTACGGTGGAGCCAGCACTCCGGCCCCCAGAGTCATCGCGAGCCCCTTCACCCCCACCCTCGCCCCGCCTCCGCCGACGCACTCCTGTCCAGCTGCTGCCCTGTCTGCCCCACCTGCTCAAGTCCAAATCTGAGGCCAGTCTCCTCCAGCTGCTGTCGGGGGCCACCACCCGTGGAGCACCCCCAGCCCCTAGCCGCAGCCTGTCGGAACTCTGCTTGGCTGCTACCGTCCCTGGCACCAGGACTCAGGGCTCCCCTCAGGAAGCTGGGCCCAGCTGGGATTGCCAGGGGGcaccaggccctggcagtggccCCGAGCTGTCAGAGCTGGAGGGTGGAGCCGGCTGCCCAGCTGGGGAGCCCAAAGGACCCACCAGGAGGAGCAGAGAGCTGTCCTCGGGGGCCTCGCCCAGGGTCCAGCCTGAGCCCCCTCCAGGGACCTCTGCCCAGCACAGGAAGCTGACGTTGGCCCAGCTCTACCGAATCAGGACCACCCTGCTGCTTAACTCCACCCTCACTGCCTC GGAGGTCTGA
- the PLEKHG5 gene encoding pleckstrin homology domain-containing family G member 5 isoform X3, producing the protein MGTGPGVSGRRAASRPSPGLPSRDSEPGWVGGRGRHGEDQICHHADCQQLHRRGPLSLCEACDSKFHGAMHYDGHVRFDLPPQGSVLARNVSTRSCPPRTSPAVDIEEEEESSVDGKGDRKSTGLKLSKKKAWRRHTDDPSKECFTLKFDLNVDIETEIVPAMKKKSLGEVLLPVFERKGIALGKVDIYLDQSNTPLSLTFEAYRFGGHYLRVKAKPGDEGKVEQGVKDSKSLSLPILRPAGAGPPTQERVDPQSRRESLDILAPGRRRKNMSEFLGEASIPGQEPPAPSSCSLPSGSSSGSSSSGGSDSWKNRAASRFSGFFSSGPSTSAFGREVAKLEQLEGKLHAYSLFGLPRLPRRLCFDHDSWEEEGDEEEYEDDACLRLEDSWRELIDGHEKLTRRQCHQQEAVWELLHTEASYIKKLRVITNLFLCCLLNLQESGLLCEVEAERLFSNVPEIARLHRGLWGSVMAPVLEKARRTRALLQPGDFLKGFKMFGSLFKPYIRYCMEEEGCMEYMRGLLRDNDLFRAYVTWAEKHQQCQRLKLSDMLAKPHQRLTKYPLLLKSVLRKTDEPRAKEAVVTMIGSVERFIHHVNACMRQRQERQRLAAVVSRIDAYEVVEGSNDEVDKLLKEFLHLDLTAPIPGASPEETRQLLLEGSLRMKEGKDSKMDVYCFLFTDLLLVTKAVKKAERTKVIRPPLLVEKIVCRELRDPGSFLLIYLNEFHSAVGAYTFQASGQALCRGWVDAIYDAQSQLQQLRVQEHPGSQQHLQSLEEEEDGPEDEDEEGGESSASAASSPTALRKSSSSLDSQRCVSDGSTETLAMVVVEPGGMLSSPEFEGGPFSSQSDETSLGTTASSVTPTSELLPLGPVDGRSCSIDSAYGTLSPTSLQDFMASAPTVEPALRPPESSRAPSPPPSPRLRRRTPVQLLPCLPHLLKSKSEASLLQLLSGATTRGAPPAPSRSLSELCLAATVPGTRTQGSPQEAGPSWDCQGAPGPGSGPELSELEGGAGCPAGEPKGPTRRSRELSSGASPRVQPEPPPGTSAQHRKLTLAQLYRIRTTLLLNSTLTAS; encoded by the exons ATGGGGACGGGACCCGGCGTCTCCGGGCGCCGCGCGGCCTCCAGGCCGAGCCCCGGGCTGCCCTCCCGGGACTCCGAGCCCGGCTGGGTGGGGGGTCGTGGCCGCCACGGGGAAGACCAG ATATGCCACCACGCCGACTGCCAGCAGCTGCACCGCCGGGGCCCCCTCAGCCTCTGCGAGGCCTGTGACAGCAAGTTCCACGGTGCCATGCATTATGATGGGCACGTCCGCTTCGACCTGCCCCCCCAAG GCTCTGTCCTGGCTCGGAATGTGTCCACCCGGTCATGCCCCCCGCGCACCAGCCCTGCAGTGGAcatagaggaggaggaagagagctcTGTGGATGGCAAGGG GGACCGGAAGAGCACAGGCCTGAAGCTCTCCAAGAAGAAAGCCTGGAGGAGACACACAGAT GACCCAAGCAAGGAGTGCTTCACGCTGAAATTTGACCTGAACGTGGATATCGAGACAGAGATCGTACCAGCCATGAAGAAGAAGTCGCTGGG GGAGGTGCTGCTGCCAGTATTTGAAAGGAAGGGCATTGCGCTGGGCAAAGTGGATATCTACCTGGACCAGTCCAACACGCCCCTGTCCCTCACCTTTGAGGCCTACAGGTTCGGGGGACACTACCTGCGGGTCAAAG CCAAGCCAGGGGACGAGGGGAAGGTGGAGCAGGGGGTGAAGGACTCCAAGTCCCTGAGTCTGCCAATCCTGCGGCCAGCCGGGGCTGGGCCCCCCACCCAGGAGCGTGTGGACCCGCAGAGCCGCCGGGAGAGCCTGGACATCCTG GCCCCAGGCCGCCGCCGCAAGAACATGTCGGAGTTCCTGGGGGAGGCGAGCATCCCTGGGCAGGAGCCCCCAGCGCCCTCCAGCTGCTCTCTGCCCAGCGGCAGCagtagcggcagcagcagcagtggcggCAGTGACAGCTGGAAGAACCGGGCGGCCAGTCGCTTCAGCGGCTTCTTCAGCTCAGGACCCAGCACCAGCGCCTTCGGCCGG GAGGTGGCCAAGCTGGAGCAGCTGGAGGGCAAGCTGCACGCCTACAGCCTCTTTGGGCTGCCCAGGCTGCCCCGGAGGCTGTGCTTTGACCATGACTCATGGGAGGAGGAAGGTGACGAAGAGGAGTACGAGGACGACGCCTGCCTGCGGCTGGAGGACAGCTGGCGGGAGCTCATCGATGGCCACGAG AAGCTGACCCGGCGGCAGTGCCACCAGCAGGAGGCGGTGTGGGAGCTCCTGCACACAGAGGCCTCCTACATTAAGAAACTGAGGGTGATCACCAAC ctGTTCCTGTGCTGCCTCCTGAATCTGcaagagtcagggctgctgtgtgaG GTGGAGGCGGAGCGCCTGTTCAGCAACGTCCCGGAGATCGCGCGGCTGCACCGCGGGCTGTGGGGCAGCGTGATGGCGCCAGTGCTGGAGAAGGCGCGGCGCACGCGGGCGCTGCTGCAGCCCGGGGATTTCCTCAAAGGCTTTAAGATG TTCGGCTCCCTCTTCAAGCCCTACATCCGATACTGCATGGAGGAGGAGGGCTGCATGGAGTACATGCGGGGCCTACTACGCGACAACGACCTCTTCCGGGCCTACGTCACG TGGGCCGAGAAGCACCAGCAGTGCCAGCGGCTGAAGCTGAGCGACATGCTGGCCAAGCCCCACCAGCGGCTCACCAAGTACCCGCTGCTGCTCAAGTCGGTGCTAAGGAAGACCGACGAGCCGCGCGCCAAGGAGGCCGTCGTCACCATG ATCGGCTCGGTGGAGCGCTTCATCCACCACGTGAACGCGTGCATGCGGCAGCGACAGGAGAGGCAGCGGCTGGCGGCCGTGGTGAGCCGCATCGACGCCTACGAGGTGGTGGAGGGCAGCAACGACGAGGTGGACAAG CTCCTGAAGGAATTTCTACATCTGGACCTGACAGCACCCATCCCTGGCGCCTCCCCTGAGGAGACACGCCAGCTGCTGCTGGAAGGGAGCCTGAGGATGAAGGAGGGGAAGGACAGCAAG ATGGACGTGTACTGCTTCCTCTTCACCGACCTGCTCTTGGTGACCAAGGCAGTGAAGAAGGCAGAGAGGACCAAGGTGATCAGGCCACCACTGCTGGTGGAAAAGATCGTGTGCCGGGAGCTTCGGGACCCTG GGTCCTTCCTTCTCATCTACCTGAACGAGTTCCACAGTGCTGTGGGGGCCTACACGTTCCAGGCCAGCGGCCAGGCTTTGTGCCGTGGCTGGGTGGACGCCATCTACGATGCCCAG AGCCAGCTTCAGCAGCTGCGTGTGCAGGAGCACCCAGGCAGCCAGCAGCACCTGCAGAgcctggaagaggaggaggacgggccagaggacgaggacgaggaaggaggggagagcagCGCATCGGCTGCCAGTTCCCCTACCGCCCTGCgcaaaagcagcagcagcctcGACTCGCAGCGCTG TGTCTCGGATGGCTCCACGGAGACCCTGGCCATGGTGGTGGTGGAGCCTGGGGGGATGCTGTCCTCTCCCGAGTTCGAGGGCGGCCCCTTCAGCTCCCAATCAGACGAGACCTCTCTCGGCACCACCGCCTCGTCTGTCACGCCCACCAGCGAGCTGCTGCCCCTGGGCCCAGTGGATGGCCGCTCCTGCTCTATAGACTCCGCCTACGGCACCCTCTCCCCGACCTCCCTGCAAGACTTTATGGCCTCGGCCCCTACGGTGGAGCCAGCACTCCGGCCCCCAGAGTCATCGCGAGCCCCTTCACCCCCACCCTCGCCCCGCCTCCGCCGACGCACTCCTGTCCAGCTGCTGCCCTGTCTGCCCCACCTGCTCAAGTCCAAATCTGAGGCCAGTCTCCTCCAGCTGCTGTCGGGGGCCACCACCCGTGGAGCACCCCCAGCCCCTAGCCGCAGCCTGTCGGAACTCTGCTTGGCTGCTACCGTCCCTGGCACCAGGACTCAGGGCTCCCCTCAGGAAGCTGGGCCCAGCTGGGATTGCCAGGGGGcaccaggccctggcagtggccCCGAGCTGTCAGAGCTGGAGGGTGGAGCCGGCTGCCCAGCTGGGGAGCCCAAAGGACCCACCAGGAGGAGCAGAGAGCTGTCCTCGGGGGCCTCGCCCAGGGTCCAGCCTGAGCCCCCTCCAGGGACCTCTGCCCAGCACAGGAAGCTGACGTTGGCCCAGCTCTACCGAATCAGGACCACCCTGCTGCTTAACTCCACCCTCACTGCCTCGTGA
- the PLEKHG5 gene encoding pleckstrin homology domain-containing family G member 5 isoform X4, which translates to MLGQRRTAEDRSLAEEKGLCCQNPDCMDKGRAAKICHHADCQQLHRRGPLSLCEACDSKFHGAMHYDGHVRFDLPPQGSVLARNVSTRSCPPRTSPAVDIEEEEESSVDGKGDRKSTGLKLSKKKAWRRHTDDPSKECFTLKFDLNVDIETEIVPAMKKKSLGEVLLPVFERKGIALGKVDIYLDQSNTPLSLTFEAYRFGGHYLRVKAKPGDEGKVEQGVKDSKSLSLPILRPAGAGPPTQERVDPQSRRESLDILAPGRRRKNMSEFLGEASIPGQEPPAPSSCSLPSGSSSGSSSSGGSDSWKNRAASRFSGFFSSGPSTSAFGREVAKLEQLEGKLHAYSLFGLPRLPRRLCFDHDSWEEEGDEEEYEDDACLRLEDSWRELIDGHEKLTRRQCHQQEAVWELLHTEASYIKKLRVITNLFLCCLLNLQESGLLCEVEAERLFSNVPEIARLHRGLWGSVMAPVLEKARRTRALLQPGDFLKGFKMFGSLFKPYIRYCMEEEGCMEYMRGLLRDNDLFRAYVTWAEKHQQCQRLKLSDMLAKPHQRLTKYPLLLKSVLRKTDEPRAKEAVVTMIGSVERFIHHVNACMRQRQERQRLAAVVSRIDAYEVVEGSNDEVDKLLKEFLHLDLTAPIPGASPEETRQLLLEGSLRMKEGKDSKMDVYCFLFTDLLLVTKAVKKAERTKVIRPPLLVEKIVCRELRDPGSFLLIYLNEFHSAVGAYTFQASGQALCRGWVDAIYDAQSQLQQLRVQEHPGSQQHLQSLEEEEDGPEDEDEEGGESSASAASSPTALRKSSSSLDSQRCVSDGSTETLAMVVVEPGGMLSSPEFEGGPFSSQSDETSLGTTASSVTPTSELLPLGPVDGRSCSIDSAYGTLSPTSLQDFMASAPTVEPALRPPESSRAPSPPPSPRLRRRTPVQLLPCLPHLLKSKSEASLLQLLSGATTRGAPPAPSRSLSELCLAATVPGTRTQGSPQEAGPSWDCQGAPGPGSGPELSELEGGAGCPAGEPKGPTRRSRELSSGASPRVQPEPPPGTSAQHRKLTLAQLYRIRTTLLLNSTLTASEV; encoded by the exons ATATGCCACCACGCCGACTGCCAGCAGCTGCACCGCCGGGGCCCCCTCAGCCTCTGCGAGGCCTGTGACAGCAAGTTCCACGGTGCCATGCATTATGATGGGCACGTCCGCTTCGACCTGCCCCCCCAAG GCTCTGTCCTGGCTCGGAATGTGTCCACCCGGTCATGCCCCCCGCGCACCAGCCCTGCAGTGGAcatagaggaggaggaagagagctcTGTGGATGGCAAGGG GGACCGGAAGAGCACAGGCCTGAAGCTCTCCAAGAAGAAAGCCTGGAGGAGACACACAGAT GACCCAAGCAAGGAGTGCTTCACGCTGAAATTTGACCTGAACGTGGATATCGAGACAGAGATCGTACCAGCCATGAAGAAGAAGTCGCTGGG GGAGGTGCTGCTGCCAGTATTTGAAAGGAAGGGCATTGCGCTGGGCAAAGTGGATATCTACCTGGACCAGTCCAACACGCCCCTGTCCCTCACCTTTGAGGCCTACAGGTTCGGGGGACACTACCTGCGGGTCAAAG CCAAGCCAGGGGACGAGGGGAAGGTGGAGCAGGGGGTGAAGGACTCCAAGTCCCTGAGTCTGCCAATCCTGCGGCCAGCCGGGGCTGGGCCCCCCACCCAGGAGCGTGTGGACCCGCAGAGCCGCCGGGAGAGCCTGGACATCCTG GCCCCAGGCCGCCGCCGCAAGAACATGTCGGAGTTCCTGGGGGAGGCGAGCATCCCTGGGCAGGAGCCCCCAGCGCCCTCCAGCTGCTCTCTGCCCAGCGGCAGCagtagcggcagcagcagcagtggcggCAGTGACAGCTGGAAGAACCGGGCGGCCAGTCGCTTCAGCGGCTTCTTCAGCTCAGGACCCAGCACCAGCGCCTTCGGCCGG GAGGTGGCCAAGCTGGAGCAGCTGGAGGGCAAGCTGCACGCCTACAGCCTCTTTGGGCTGCCCAGGCTGCCCCGGAGGCTGTGCTTTGACCATGACTCATGGGAGGAGGAAGGTGACGAAGAGGAGTACGAGGACGACGCCTGCCTGCGGCTGGAGGACAGCTGGCGGGAGCTCATCGATGGCCACGAG AAGCTGACCCGGCGGCAGTGCCACCAGCAGGAGGCGGTGTGGGAGCTCCTGCACACAGAGGCCTCCTACATTAAGAAACTGAGGGTGATCACCAAC ctGTTCCTGTGCTGCCTCCTGAATCTGcaagagtcagggctgctgtgtgaG GTGGAGGCGGAGCGCCTGTTCAGCAACGTCCCGGAGATCGCGCGGCTGCACCGCGGGCTGTGGGGCAGCGTGATGGCGCCAGTGCTGGAGAAGGCGCGGCGCACGCGGGCGCTGCTGCAGCCCGGGGATTTCCTCAAAGGCTTTAAGATG TTCGGCTCCCTCTTCAAGCCCTACATCCGATACTGCATGGAGGAGGAGGGCTGCATGGAGTACATGCGGGGCCTACTACGCGACAACGACCTCTTCCGGGCCTACGTCACG TGGGCCGAGAAGCACCAGCAGTGCCAGCGGCTGAAGCTGAGCGACATGCTGGCCAAGCCCCACCAGCGGCTCACCAAGTACCCGCTGCTGCTCAAGTCGGTGCTAAGGAAGACCGACGAGCCGCGCGCCAAGGAGGCCGTCGTCACCATG ATCGGCTCGGTGGAGCGCTTCATCCACCACGTGAACGCGTGCATGCGGCAGCGACAGGAGAGGCAGCGGCTGGCGGCCGTGGTGAGCCGCATCGACGCCTACGAGGTGGTGGAGGGCAGCAACGACGAGGTGGACAAG CTCCTGAAGGAATTTCTACATCTGGACCTGACAGCACCCATCCCTGGCGCCTCCCCTGAGGAGACACGCCAGCTGCTGCTGGAAGGGAGCCTGAGGATGAAGGAGGGGAAGGACAGCAAG ATGGACGTGTACTGCTTCCTCTTCACCGACCTGCTCTTGGTGACCAAGGCAGTGAAGAAGGCAGAGAGGACCAAGGTGATCAGGCCACCACTGCTGGTGGAAAAGATCGTGTGCCGGGAGCTTCGGGACCCTG GGTCCTTCCTTCTCATCTACCTGAACGAGTTCCACAGTGCTGTGGGGGCCTACACGTTCCAGGCCAGCGGCCAGGCTTTGTGCCGTGGCTGGGTGGACGCCATCTACGATGCCCAG AGCCAGCTTCAGCAGCTGCGTGTGCAGGAGCACCCAGGCAGCCAGCAGCACCTGCAGAgcctggaagaggaggaggacgggccagaggacgaggacgaggaaggaggggagagcagCGCATCGGCTGCCAGTTCCCCTACCGCCCTGCgcaaaagcagcagcagcctcGACTCGCAGCGCTG TGTCTCGGATGGCTCCACGGAGACCCTGGCCATGGTGGTGGTGGAGCCTGGGGGGATGCTGTCCTCTCCCGAGTTCGAGGGCGGCCCCTTCAGCTCCCAATCAGACGAGACCTCTCTCGGCACCACCGCCTCGTCTGTCACGCCCACCAGCGAGCTGCTGCCCCTGGGCCCAGTGGATGGCCGCTCCTGCTCTATAGACTCCGCCTACGGCACCCTCTCCCCGACCTCCCTGCAAGACTTTATGGCCTCGGCCCCTACGGTGGAGCCAGCACTCCGGCCCCCAGAGTCATCGCGAGCCCCTTCACCCCCACCCTCGCCCCGCCTCCGCCGACGCACTCCTGTCCAGCTGCTGCCCTGTCTGCCCCACCTGCTCAAGTCCAAATCTGAGGCCAGTCTCCTCCAGCTGCTGTCGGGGGCCACCACCCGTGGAGCACCCCCAGCCCCTAGCCGCAGCCTGTCGGAACTCTGCTTGGCTGCTACCGTCCCTGGCACCAGGACTCAGGGCTCCCCTCAGGAAGCTGGGCCCAGCTGGGATTGCCAGGGGGcaccaggccctggcagtggccCCGAGCTGTCAGAGCTGGAGGGTGGAGCCGGCTGCCCAGCTGGGGAGCCCAAAGGACCCACCAGGAGGAGCAGAGAGCTGTCCTCGGGGGCCTCGCCCAGGGTCCAGCCTGAGCCCCCTCCAGGGACCTCTGCCCAGCACAGGAAGCTGACGTTGGCCCAGCTCTACCGAATCAGGACCACCCTGCTGCTTAACTCCACCCTCACTGCCTC GGAGGTCTGA